One Rissa tridactyla isolate bRisTri1 chromosome 4, bRisTri1.patW.cur.20221130, whole genome shotgun sequence DNA window includes the following coding sequences:
- the LOC128908160 gene encoding olfactory receptor 1052-like produces the protein MADENCTEVTQFTFSGLTEHPQLKPVLFAFFLGTYLLTLVGNLGLITLISVSPQLHTPMYFFLGNLSFLDACYSSTISPKLLLDLSTKTKSISFAGCLTQFYFCAAFATAEVYLLTAMAYDRYVAISKPLLYQVVMSPGVCRSLVAVSYVAGLLNAIVHTSALLRLSFCGPLVINNFYCDVPPLCVVTSTDTRLNEALMFVFVGFNMMTTNLLIFISYARIVVAVARMGSAAGRRKACSTCASHLATIIIFYVSAAFNYMQPSSSNSLESKKIASIFYTIIVPTLNPVIYSLRNTEVKCALTSFIRRKMYC, from the coding sequence ATGGCTGATGAGAACTGTACCGAGGTGACCCAGTTCACCTTCTCGGGACTCACAGAGCACCCGCAACTGAAGCCCGTCCTCTTCGCATTCTTCCTGGGCACGTACCTACTGACGCTAGTCGGAAACCTCGGCCTGATCACTCTGATCAGCGTCAGCCCCCAGCttcacacccccatgtacttttTCCTCGGTAACTTGTCCTTCTTAGATGCTTGCTACTCCTCCACCATCAGCCCCAAACTGCTGCTGGACCTTTCAACAAAAACCAAATCCATTTCTTTTGCTGGCTGCCTCACgcagttttatttctgtgctgcttttgccACAGCTGAGGTTTACCTGCTGACTGCCATGGCTtatgaccgctacgtggccatctccAAGCCCCTGCTCTATCAGGTTGTCATGTCTCCTGGTGTCTGCAGGAGCCTGGTTGCTGTGTCCTACGTTGCAGGGCTGCTGAATGCCATCGTGCATACAAGCGCCCTGCTCCGGCTGTCCTTCTGCGGTCCCCTGGTCATCAACAACTTCTACTGTGACGTGCCACCGCTGTGTGTTGTGACCTCCACTGACACACGTCTCAATGAGGCTTTAATGTTTGTATTTGTGGGTTTCAACATGATGACCACCAACCTGCTCATCTTCATCTCCTACGCCCGCATCGTGGTGGCCGTGGCCAGGatgggctctgctgcaggcaggcgCAAAGCCTGCTCCACCTGCGCCTCCCACCTGGCGACCATCATCATTTTCTATGTGTCTGCTGCTTTTAATTACATGCAACCCAGTTCATCCAACTCACTGGAAAGCAAGAAAATCGCCTCCATCTTTTACACCATTATAGTCCCCACGCTGAACCCCGTGATTTACAGCCTGAGGAACACGGAGGTGAAGTGTGCCCTAACCAGTTTCATCAGGAGGAAAATGTACTGCTGA
- the LOC128908162 gene encoding olfactory receptor 1019-like — protein sequence MKYKAASNFLLLHPCTTFIMTCSSIQSCNFSCLIFLPLKRFRFIKGMVGRNKTTVGEFILLGITDIWELQVILFVLFLLIGVASLVGNLGMIALIRLDSRLHTPMYFFLCHLSLVDLGNSSAVAPKMLVSFFKERKAISLPGCAVQMYFCGVCIITECYLLAAMAYDRYVAICNPLLYVATMSQKVCVQLAVGSYLISAASQTVLVSSVFSLHFCGPNVINHFFCDIPPLLKLSCSSTTLNEHVLFTIAAFIALSTLIFIVVSYGHILTTVLRSRSSEGRQKAFSTCASHLTSVSVFYGTMIFMYLRPTSSYSLDQDKVVSVFYTLVIPMLNPLIYSLRNMEVKDALKRRLEKVLVSFRNQTGKEVP from the coding sequence ATGAAATATAAAGCAGCATCCAATTTTCTTCTCCTACATCCCTGCACAACGTTCATTATGACTTGTTCTTCTATCCAGAGTTGTAACTTCtcttgtttgatttttctccctcttaaaaGATTCAGGTTCATTAAGGGAATGGTCGGAAGAAACAAGACAACCGTTGGTGAGTTCATTCTCTTGGGAATCACAGATATTTGGGAGCTGCAGGTCATTCTCTTTGTGCTGTTCCTTCTGATTGGTGTCGCCTCGTTGGTGGGGAATCTCGGCATGATTGCGTTAATCAGGCTTGACTCTCgactccacacccccatgtacttcttcctctgcCACCTCTCTCTGGTAGACCTAGGTAATTCCTCAGCGGTTGCTCCCAAAATGCTAGTGAGcttcttcaaagaaagaaaagccatctCCCTGCCCGGGTGTGCGGTCCAGATGTACTTTTGTGGTGTCTGCATAATCACCGAGTGCTACCTGCTGGCTGcaatggcctatgaccgctacgtggccatctgtaACCCTCTGCTCTACGTGGCCACCATGTCTCAAAAGGTTTGTGTCCAACTGGCTGTGGGATCCTACCTAATATCTGCTGCGAGTCAAACAGTGCTTGTCAGCTCAGTGTTCAGTTTACACTTCTGTGGTCCTAATGTCATCAATCACTTCTTCTGTGACATTCCTCCGCTCCTGAAGCTTTCCTGCTCCAGTACCACTCTCAATGAACACGTGCTTTTCACCATTGCTGCTTTTATTGCACTCAGCACTTTAATATTCATTGTTGTCTCTTATGGTCATATCCTTACCACTGTCCTGAGGAGCCGCTCCTCAGAGGGAAGGCAGAAAGCTTTCTCCACCTGCGCCTCACATTTGACATCAGTCTCAGTTTTTTACGGGACTATGATCTTTATGTACCTCCGCCCCACTTCCAGCTACTCCCTGGACCAGGACAAAGTGGTGTCCGTCTTCTACACCCTGGTGATTCCCATGCTGAACCCCCTgatctacagcctgaggaacaTGGAGGTGAAGGATGCTCTCAAGAGACGCCTAGAAAAAGTGCTTGTTTCCTTTAGAAATCAAACCGGTAAAGAGGTGCCataa
- the LOC128909240 gene encoding LOW QUALITY PROTEIN: olfactory receptor 5AS1-like (The sequence of the model RefSeq protein was modified relative to this genomic sequence to represent the inferred CDS: inserted 1 base in 1 codon), translating into MYYFLSNFSFLDLSCSPAIAPKLMVNLLAQRKTISLIGCATQMFPFAAFAXLILAAMVYDRYVALCHPLLYTVAMSRRVCTSIVAGAYLSGGLTSLMHASFTFTLSFCGPNTINHFFCDIPPLLELSCSKTRVNEVLLFTLCGFIQTSTFLTIVVSYACILSTVLCVHGANRRHRAFYTCTSHLTAVGLFYGSLLFTYLWPSSSYSLDTDKVISAFYTVVCPMLNPLIYSLRNKEVKDALRRTVERRLFSQ; encoded by the exons ATGTACTACTTCCttagcaatttttctttcttagacCTTAGCTGCTCACCTGCCATTGCTCCCAAGCTGATGGTGAATCTGTTAGCACAGCGCAAGACCATTTCTTTAATCGGCTGCGCGACACAGATGTTTCCCTTTGCCGCCTTCG GTCTCATTTTGGCTGCGATGGTctacgaccgctacgtggccCTATGCCATCCTCTTCTCTACACTGTTGCCATGTCCCGCAGGGTCTGCACCTCCATAGTAGCCGGGGCTTATCTCAGTGGGGGTCTGACCTCGCTGATGCACGCGTCTTTCACCTTCACGTTGTCGTTCTGCGGCCCCAACACCATCAACCATTTCTTCTGTGACATCCCCCCgctgctggagctctcctgctccaAGACACGCGTCAACGAGGTCCTCCTCTTCACCCTCTGCGGCTTCATACAAACCAGCACCTTCCTCACCATCGTCGTCTCCTACGCCTGCATCCTCAGCACCGTCCTCTGCGTCCACGGGGCAAACAGGAGGCACAGAGCCTTCTACACGTGCACCTCCCATCTGACGGCCGTCGGGTTATTCTACGGCTCCCTCCTCTTCACCTATTTATGGCCCAGCTCCAGCTACTCGCTGGACACTGACAAAGTCATCTCTGCCTTTTACACCGTGGTCTGTCCCATGCTGAACCCGCTGATTTACAGCCTGAGGAACAAAGAGGTGAAGGATGCCCTAAGGAGAACAGTAGAGAGAAGACTGTTTTCTCAGTGA
- the LOC128909543 gene encoding olfactory receptor 2G3-like yields the protein MARENQSVVTEFIFQGLSSQPRTQTLLFIAFLIFYLFTLVGNIMIITVIRADCQLHLPMYFFLANLSFLDICYISSNIPQMLVNLLTKKRTISFSGCAAQMYFSLAFGMTECVLFGVMAYDRYMAICHPLLYTTVMNRKLCTHMVVASWTSSLLSSMVINSLTLRLPFCGPGILNHYFCEVPAVLALACADTALMELVIFIFSILIVFIPFLLIMTSYAYILSAILKIQSARVQSKAFSTCGSHLTAVTIFYGTAICTYMNPKSRRPQDKDKVFAVFYTIVAPMLNPLIYSLRNKDMKRALRRAMKRPKSLFI from the coding sequence ATGGCCAGGGAAAACCAAAGCGTAGTGACGGAATTCATCTTTCAAGGCCTTTCCTCCCAGCCACGGACACAGACTCTCCTTTTCATAGCGTTCCTGATTTTTTATCTGTTCACGTTGGTTGGGAACATCATGATCATTACAGTGATCAGAGCTGATTGCCAGTTGCACTTACCCATGTACTTTTTCCTTGCCAACCTGTCCTTCTTAGACATCTGCTACATCTCCAGCAACATCCCCCAGATGCTGGTGAACCTCTTGACCAAGAAGAGGACCATCTCCTTCTCTGGATGTGCCGCTCAGATGTATTTCTCTCTGGCTTTTGGCATGACAGAGTGTGTCCTGTTTGGGGTCATGGCATACGATCGGTATATGGCAATATGTCACCCCTTGCTCTACACCACTGTCATGAACAGGAAGCTTTGCACCCACATGGTGGTGGCCTCCTGGACCAGCAGCCTGCTGAGCTCCATGGTCATCAACAGCCTCACCTTGCGGCTGCCCTTCTGCGGGCCTGGCATCTTGAACCATTACTTCTGCGAAGTGCCCGCAGTGCTGGCCTTGGCCTGTGCCGACACCGCCCTCATGGAGTTGGTCATCTTCATCTTCAGCATCCTCATAGTCTTCATCCCCTTTCTTCTGATCATGACCTCCTACGCCTATATCCTTTCTGCCATCTTGAAGATTCAGTCTGCACGTGTGCAATCCAAGGCCTTCTCCACCTGCGGATCCCACCTGACGGCGGTAACCATATTCTATGGGACAGCCATCTGCACGTACATGAATCCGAAGTCAAGGCGTCCACAGGACAAGGACAAAGTGTTTGCAGTGTTTTACACCATTGTAGCCCCAAtgctgaaccccctcatctacagcctTAGGAACAAGGACATGAAACGTGCCCTAAGAAGGGCaatgaaaagacccaaatccctgtTTATTTAA